In Methanomassiliicoccus sp., a single window of DNA contains:
- a CDS encoding acyltransferase yields the protein MNELDYMRGFAIIAIVTIHVMGFALVIDHPNIITPIANYLTHLADFGVPLFLLISGYILGLRYFGKLDPKRFYGRRLKTILLPYIFFAFVYAIFNWFFMDQRSINDQLISFILFSGTRALWFVAVIIQLYLLFPYLVRFYKRLERTNDEILLLIIPLAIYLLWYAVIEGAFINSMGGYFGVSYYYANLMMRLICLPYLVFFTAGMYLSRHRDEVKIAMGKANQWIVAVLALLLALVLQFFPSGFIWSVFLLPFVALMSISLYRLSLWLKDHAGMPARMIRTVGLYSYGIYLVHMLAISIVTKPLYTMGLGVEDALFYILMMPGVVAISVLIIYILGRLPYGRYLSGIKTGPKSGMEKSPGQSSRGVHD from the coding sequence ATGAACGAATTGGATTACATGCGAGGATTCGCCATCATAGCTATCGTCACCATACATGTGATGGGTTTCGCACTTGTCATAGATCATCCAAACATCATAACGCCGATCGCGAACTACCTAACCCATCTGGCAGATTTTGGTGTGCCTCTTTTCCTGCTGATCTCTGGCTATATCCTTGGATTAAGATATTTCGGCAAGCTTGATCCCAAGCGGTTCTATGGGCGGCGGTTAAAAACTATCCTTTTACCATACATCTTCTTCGCGTTCGTTTATGCGATTTTCAACTGGTTCTTCATGGATCAACGTTCAATCAATGACCAGTTAATCTCGTTTATACTTTTCAGCGGAACGAGGGCACTGTGGTTCGTGGCAGTGATCATCCAGCTTTACCTCCTGTTCCCATATCTGGTTAGGTTCTACAAGCGCCTGGAAAGGACCAATGACGAAATCCTCTTACTCATTATTCCTCTGGCAATCTACCTGCTATGGTATGCCGTGATCGAGGGTGCATTTATCAACTCCATGGGCGGATACTTCGGCGTCTCGTATTACTATGCGAACTTGATGATGAGGCTGATATGCCTGCCGTATCTGGTCTTCTTTACCGCTGGAATGTATCTCAGCAGGCACAGAGATGAAGTGAAAATCGCTATGGGGAAAGCGAACCAATGGATCGTAGCTGTGCTCGCCTTACTCCTGGCACTGGTCTTGCAGTTCTTCCCTTCCGGATTTATATGGTCGGTCTTCCTGTTGCCATTCGTCGCTCTGATGAGCATTTCACTGTACCGCCTCTCTTTATGGCTCAAGGATCATGCAGGCATGCCAGCTAGGATGATCAGGACCGTCGGTCTGTATTCATACGGCATCTATCTGGTGCATATGCTTGCTATATCCATCGTGACCAAGCCTCTTTACACAATGGGCTTAGGGGTCGAAGACGCGCTCTTCTACATTCTGATGATGCCTGGGGTCGTGGCCATCAGCGTGCTCATCATCTACATTCTTGGCCGTCTTCCGTACGGCCGTTACTTATCTGGCATCAAGACCGGTCCGAAAAGTGGTATGGAAAAGAGTCCAGGTCAAAGTTCGCGAGGTGTCCATGACTGA